In the genome of Thiomicrospira aerophila AL3, one region contains:
- a CDS encoding 5'-nucleotidase C-terminal domain-containing protein codes for MSLSRREFLHVMAVAAAAGMLPAGARAMGGKPSGADLSMYDMPMKGNVRLLHTTDTHAQLKPIFFREPNVNLGVGPAHGQRPHIVGKKLLESLAESGVKIEEGSAEAYAFTYLDFDEAAKKYGRLGGYAHLKTLMDMLRKQAGGRENTILMDGGDTWHGSATALWTRGMDMVEATNILGVDVMTGHWEFTYAQEEVLRNLQAFKGEYISQNTRLREDALFGDEYYALAEKYGHGLYNEDELRPFKPYTVKTINGNRIAVIGQTFPRMSNANPIANFPDWSFGLREEELQETVDHIKANENVAAIVVISHNGMDVDIKMAGRVSGIDAFFGGHTHDGMPAPTKVQRPDGGTCYVTNAGSNGKFVGVMDLDIKDGKLQDVHYRLLPVFANILPADPEMQKFIDDLYARKYDENVIEARNPKYRVNPDRLGKTYGEILSEELAIAGETLYRRGNFMGTWDQIIVNALREEHDAQIAMSAGVRWGTSVMAGEMITMERLMDETSLTYGETYRTELTGAQLKDIFEGIAENLFVIDPYLQSGGDMVRLGGMDYTIDPNEALGNRISNMVLDDGTPIEMDKSYSVTGWAQVDTVGDGRLVWDIVADYLRREAKKNNGVVKLDKVNHPTLIGVKNDPGLADYAGKLI; via the coding sequence ATGTCTTTGAGTCGTCGTGAGTTTTTACATGTAATGGCTGTAGCCGCTGCGGCAGGTATGTTACCTGCTGGTGCACGTGCAATGGGTGGCAAGCCAAGTGGCGCTGATCTTTCAATGTATGATATGCCAATGAAAGGTAATGTTCGTTTGCTGCATACTACTGATACTCACGCGCAGCTAAAACCTATTTTCTTCCGTGAACCTAACGTAAACTTGGGTGTTGGGCCAGCACATGGTCAGCGTCCACACATCGTGGGTAAAAAGTTATTAGAAAGCCTAGCTGAAAGTGGCGTAAAAATCGAAGAGGGTTCTGCTGAAGCTTATGCCTTCACCTACCTAGACTTTGATGAAGCGGCGAAAAAATATGGTCGCTTAGGTGGTTATGCTCACCTTAAAACCTTAATGGATATGTTGCGCAAGCAAGCAGGCGGTCGTGAAAATACTATCCTTATGGATGGTGGCGATACTTGGCATGGTTCTGCTACTGCTTTGTGGACACGTGGTATGGATATGGTTGAAGCAACCAATATCCTAGGTGTGGATGTGATGACTGGGCATTGGGAATTTACTTATGCACAAGAAGAAGTATTACGTAACCTGCAAGCATTCAAGGGTGAGTATATTTCACAAAACACCCGTCTTCGTGAAGATGCGTTATTTGGTGATGAATATTATGCACTAGCCGAAAAATATGGCCATGGTTTATACAACGAAGACGAATTGCGTCCGTTTAAGCCTTATACAGTAAAGACCATCAACGGTAACCGTATTGCTGTGATTGGTCAAACTTTCCCACGTATGTCAAACGCTAACCCAATTGCTAACTTCCCAGACTGGTCTTTCGGTCTACGTGAAGAAGAATTACAAGAAACGGTTGACCATATCAAGGCAAACGAAAACGTGGCCGCTATTGTGGTTATTTCTCACAATGGTATGGACGTGGATATCAAAATGGCCGGCCGCGTGTCAGGAATCGACGCCTTCTTTGGTGGTCACACCCACGATGGTATGCCTGCACCAACTAAAGTACAGCGCCCAGATGGCGGCACCTGTTATGTGACCAATGCGGGTTCAAACGGCAAGTTTGTTGGCGTAATGGACTTAGACATTAAAGATGGCAAGCTACAAGATGTGCATTACCGCCTGTTGCCGGTATTCGCGAATATCCTGCCTGCTGATCCAGAAATGCAGAAGTTTATTGATGACTTGTATGCACGCAAGTATGACGAAAACGTTATCGAAGCGCGTAATCCTAAGTATCGTGTTAATCCAGATCGTTTAGGTAAAACCTACGGTGAGATTTTGAGCGAAGAACTCGCCATTGCAGGTGAAACACTCTATCGTCGTGGTAACTTCATGGGAACCTGGGACCAGATCATCGTTAACGCATTGCGTGAAGAGCATGATGCTCAAATCGCTATGTCTGCGGGTGTTCGCTGGGGTACCTCAGTCATGGCCGGTGAGATGATTACCATGGAGCGTCTAATGGACGAAACTTCATTGACCTATGGTGAAACCTACCGTACTGAGTTAACCGGTGCACAGCTTAAAGACATTTTTGAAGGCATTGCGGAAAACCTTTTCGTTATCGACCCTTACCTGCAATCAGGTGGTGACATGGTACGTTTAGGTGGCATGGATTACACCATTGATCCAAACGAAGCCTTAGGCAACCGTATTTCTAATATGGTGTTGGATGATGGCACCCCAATCGAAATGGATAAATCTTATTCTGTTACTGGTTGGGCACAAGTTGATACAGTAGGTGATGGTCGCTTAGTATGGGACATCGTAGCTGATTATCTACGCCGTGAAGCCAAGAAAAACAACGGAGTTGTGAAGCTTGATAAGGTGAATCACCCAACCTTGATCGGTGTTAAGAATGATCCAGGTTTAGCAGACTATGCAGGCAAGTTAATTTAA
- a CDS encoding type II toxin-antitoxin system RelE/ParE family toxin, which yields MIKLIWTSKATSDLVRLHAFLEPHNKQIAAKVTQSLAHAPNNLITHPRLGERLDEFIDREVRRILVGDYEMRYELQKDTIYILRIWHTKEHR from the coding sequence ATGATCAAACTGATCTGGACAAGCAAGGCAACGTCAGACCTTGTTCGACTTCATGCGTTTTTAGAACCACACAACAAACAGATAGCGGCTAAAGTCACACAATCACTCGCTCATGCACCCAACAATCTTATTACCCACCCAAGACTCGGTGAGCGACTTGATGAATTTATCGACAGAGAGGTGCGCCGCATTTTAGTCGGTGACTATGAGATGCGTTACGAACTTCAAAAAGACACCATCTATATATTACGCATCTGGCATACTAAAGAGCATCGTTAA
- a CDS encoding Tex family protein, protein MTEQTFAKIIANELAVQPNQVAAAMALFAEGATVPFIARYRKEVTAGLEDHQLRDIETRLAYLTSLEERKQTILSSIAAQQKLTPELEADILACASKTLLEDLYRPFKPVRNSKATKAKEAGLEPLALALLADPNLNPEEQAQAFVNSEKDIDSTATALSGAQDILVEHFAQAAGLVAQLRERLWREGVVMSTQIKDAVDEGEKFKDYYAYQEAISKIPSHRALALFRGEAAAILRLKLELPDQQDYAVHPYVEQMRAFYQLRITNTPCESLLMQALQQAWRLKLAKSLETELFSRLREQAEQTAIEVFAHNLKDLLLAAPAGAKVTLALDPGYRTGVKLAVVDQTGKFLHQEVIYPHVPQQQWQQSKAILAKLIKQYQVELVSIGNGTASRETDQLVAETLKEFGLTSTQKAMVSEAGASVYSASSLAQQEFPNLDVTIRGAVSIARRLQDPLAELVKIDPKAIGVGQYQHDVNQIALAQALQATVEDCVNSVGVDLNTASSALLGYVSGLSPTLANNIVAWRDANGRFNQRKQLRLVPRLGPKAFEQAAGFLRIRDGEDPLDQSAVHPESYSIVTKMAARLGVKVADLIGQPTLIKQLKLNEFVADTIGMPTLMDIVAELEKPGRDPRPSFVTARFDESITELKDLAPGLVLEGVVTNVTHFGAFVDVGVHQDGLVHISHLADQFVSDPHQVIKAGQVVKVTVLDVEVARKRISLSMKSNPTLSSAGLAASATQNKVERKTADQKTAKPTPNNNGFGTLADKFAALKR, encoded by the coding sequence GTGACAGAGCAAACTTTTGCCAAGATTATTGCCAATGAATTAGCCGTGCAGCCGAATCAAGTTGCCGCCGCGATGGCGTTATTTGCTGAAGGCGCCACCGTTCCGTTTATTGCGCGTTATCGCAAAGAAGTGACCGCTGGTCTTGAGGACCATCAACTGCGCGATATTGAAACACGCCTCGCTTATTTAACCAGCCTTGAAGAACGCAAACAAACAATTCTAAGCAGTATTGCCGCCCAGCAAAAACTCACCCCTGAACTTGAAGCTGATATCCTCGCCTGTGCGAGCAAAACGCTATTAGAAGATTTATATCGTCCGTTTAAACCGGTGCGTAACTCAAAAGCCACCAAAGCAAAAGAAGCAGGCCTGGAGCCTTTGGCCTTGGCGCTGTTAGCTGACCCCAATCTTAACCCCGAAGAGCAGGCGCAAGCCTTTGTTAACTCAGAGAAAGACATTGATTCCACAGCGACTGCGCTCAGTGGTGCGCAAGATATTCTGGTAGAGCATTTTGCACAGGCAGCAGGCCTGGTTGCTCAATTGCGCGAAAGGTTATGGCGTGAAGGTGTGGTGATGAGCACACAGATTAAAGATGCTGTGGATGAAGGTGAGAAATTTAAAGATTATTATGCTTATCAAGAAGCGATTAGCAAAATTCCATCGCATCGTGCTTTAGCCTTGTTTCGGGGGGAAGCGGCTGCGATTTTGCGCCTAAAACTCGAACTGCCAGATCAACAAGATTATGCGGTTCATCCCTATGTAGAACAGATGCGAGCTTTTTATCAATTACGCATCACCAATACGCCTTGTGAAAGCTTGTTGATGCAGGCGTTGCAGCAGGCCTGGCGCTTAAAATTAGCCAAATCGCTAGAAACTGAATTATTTAGCCGTTTGCGTGAACAGGCGGAGCAGACGGCCATTGAGGTATTTGCCCACAACCTAAAAGATTTATTGCTGGCCGCACCGGCGGGCGCCAAAGTCACTTTAGCGCTCGATCCAGGTTATCGAACTGGGGTGAAGCTGGCAGTAGTGGATCAAACCGGTAAGTTTTTGCATCAAGAGGTCATTTATCCTCATGTGCCGCAACAACAATGGCAGCAGAGTAAAGCTATCCTCGCTAAGCTGATTAAGCAATATCAGGTTGAGCTGGTCAGTATTGGCAATGGTACGGCGTCACGCGAAACCGATCAGTTGGTGGCTGAAACGCTAAAGGAGTTTGGGCTGACTAGCACGCAAAAAGCGATGGTTTCTGAAGCGGGTGCGTCGGTTTATTCAGCATCAAGTTTGGCCCAGCAAGAGTTTCCAAATTTAGATGTGACCATTCGTGGCGCCGTGTCGATTGCGCGACGTTTACAAGACCCCTTGGCAGAATTGGTCAAGATTGACCCAAAAGCAATTGGTGTCGGCCAGTATCAACATGATGTTAATCAAATCGCGTTGGCGCAAGCATTGCAGGCCACGGTTGAAGACTGTGTTAACTCGGTAGGAGTGGATTTAAATACCGCATCGAGCGCCTTACTAGGCTATGTATCTGGCTTATCACCGACTTTAGCCAACAATATTGTCGCTTGGCGTGATGCCAATGGCCGCTTTAATCAACGCAAACAACTAAGGTTGGTGCCACGCTTAGGGCCAAAAGCGTTTGAGCAGGCGGCTGGCTTTTTGCGTATTCGTGACGGTGAAGATCCACTCGATCAATCGGCTGTTCACCCTGAATCCTATTCGATTGTGACCAAGATGGCCGCCCGTTTAGGGGTGAAAGTGGCTGATTTAATTGGTCAGCCGACCCTGATAAAGCAACTTAAATTGAATGAGTTTGTGGCCGACACCATTGGCATGCCAACCTTAATGGATATTGTGGCCGAGCTTGAAAAGCCAGGGCGTGATCCGCGCCCCAGTTTTGTCACGGCGCGTTTTGATGAGTCCATCACGGAGCTCAAAGACCTTGCACCAGGCCTGGTGCTAGAAGGGGTGGTCACTAATGTGACGCACTTTGGTGCCTTTGTTGATGTCGGTGTTCACCAAGATGGCTTGGTGCATATTTCGCATTTAGCGGATCAGTTTGTCTCCGACCCACATCAAGTGATCAAAGCAGGCCAAGTGGTTAAGGTGACGGTATTAGACGTTGAAGTCGCGCGCAAACGGATTAGTTTGTCGATGAAGTCTAACCCCACGCTCAGTTCAGCAGGCCTGGCAGCGTCTGCTACACAAAACAAGGTTGAACGAAAAACCGCTGATCAAAAAACGGCCAAGCCAACACCAAACAATAATGGCTTTGGCACCTTGGCGGATAAGTTTGCCGCGTTAAAGCGTTAG
- a CDS encoding SulP family inorganic anion transporter, translating to MLLSQKRKDWLGNIRGDVLAGIVVALALIPEAIAFSIIAGVDPKVGLYASFTIAVVIAIVGGRPGMISAATAATALLMINLVKDHGLEYLLAAGILAGLLQILAGYLRLDRFISFISRSVMTGFLNALAILIFMSQLPELTNVTWHVYALTALGLVIVYLFPYIPKIGQLIPSPLVVIIVLTAIVLAMGIDVRTIGDLGELPDSLPVFLLPDVPFNLETLWIILPYAVAIALVGLLESLLTAQVLDEMTDTDSDKARECKGQGVANIASNLTGGMAGCAMIGQSVINIKSGGRGRLSTFTAGVMLLVMVVFVADYLAVVPMAALVAIMIMVSIGTFSWVSIPEMRTNPMSATIVMLATVIITLWTHNLAFGVISGVILAALFMAYKMTQFMAVEQDYDPQQDIRTYRILGDVFFNSADKFINSFDFRAVSSKVVIDVSGAHFWDISAVYALDKVVIKLRREGADVEVLGLNHASESLVDKYAVHQDPKKAAKLMGEH from the coding sequence ATGTTACTTTCTCAAAAACGAAAAGACTGGCTAGGAAATATCCGAGGCGATGTACTGGCGGGTATCGTAGTGGCTTTAGCGCTTATTCCTGAGGCGATTGCTTTTTCAATTATCGCCGGCGTGGATCCTAAAGTGGGTTTATATGCTTCATTTACCATTGCCGTGGTGATTGCGATAGTCGGTGGGCGTCCGGGGATGATTTCCGCAGCGACCGCGGCGACCGCTTTGCTGATGATTAATCTTGTTAAAGACCATGGCCTAGAATATTTATTGGCGGCGGGTATCTTAGCAGGCCTGCTGCAAATCTTGGCCGGGTATCTTAGATTAGATCGTTTTATTAGTTTTATCTCACGCTCAGTAATGACGGGGTTTTTAAACGCGCTGGCGATTTTAATTTTTATGTCGCAATTACCTGAGCTTACCAATGTGACGTGGCATGTTTATGCTTTAACAGCACTCGGTTTAGTCATTGTATATTTATTTCCGTATATCCCTAAAATTGGCCAATTGATTCCATCGCCTTTGGTGGTCATTATTGTGCTGACAGCCATTGTTCTCGCCATGGGGATTGATGTACGCACCATTGGTGATTTAGGTGAGTTACCCGATAGCTTACCGGTATTTTTGCTGCCTGATGTGCCATTTAATTTAGAAACCTTATGGATCATTTTGCCTTATGCGGTTGCGATTGCCCTAGTTGGGTTATTAGAGTCCTTGTTAACTGCACAAGTGCTCGATGAAATGACCGATACGGATTCAGACAAGGCCCGTGAGTGCAAAGGTCAGGGTGTGGCGAATATTGCATCAAACCTAACCGGTGGTATGGCAGGTTGTGCGATGATTGGTCAATCGGTTATCAATATTAAATCGGGTGGACGCGGGCGTTTATCAACCTTTACCGCAGGCGTGATGCTATTGGTGATGGTGGTCTTTGTAGCAGACTATTTAGCGGTTGTGCCAATGGCCGCGTTAGTAGCGATTATGATTATGGTGTCTATCGGGACCTTTAGTTGGGTGTCGATTCCGGAAATGCGTACTAATCCTATGTCCGCAACGATTGTGATGTTGGCGACTGTTATTATTACGCTTTGGACACATAATTTAGCCTTTGGTGTGATATCTGGTGTGATCTTAGCCGCGTTATTTATGGCCTATAAGATGACACAATTTATGGCGGTTGAACAAGATTATGACCCGCAGCAGGATATTCGCACCTACAGAATACTGGGTGATGTGTTCTTTAACTCAGCAGATAAGTTTATTAATAGTTTTGATTTCAGAGCGGTATCCAGTAAGGTCGTGATTGATGTGAGTGGCGCCCATTTTTGGGATATTAGCGCCGTTTACGCCCTCGATAAAGTGGTCATTAAATTACGCCGTGAGGGGGCGGATGTAGAAGTGTTAGGTTTAAATCATGCCAGTGAAAGCTTGGTGGATAAATATGCTGTGCATCAGGATCCTAAGAAAGCGGCAAAATTGATGGGGGAACACTAA
- the prfB gene encoding peptide chain release factor 2 (programmed frameshift), with protein MELNPIYNRIEDYASRSLVLRGYLDYETKSERLVEVSRELEDPKIWDNPERAQALGKEKVQLDKIVGTLDDLAGGLDACKELLEMAEMDQDEAMVAEVESELTQLQSKLDELEFQRMFSGEMDANNCYLEIQSGSGGTEAQDWASMLLRMYLRWIESKGFKAEVLEVSDGEVAGIKGATIHVVGDYAYGWMRTETGVHRLVRKSPFDSGNRRHTSFASVFISPEVDDNVEIDINPADLRIDVYRASGAGGQHVNKTESAVRITHLPTNTVVQCQNGRSQHQNKDEAFKQLRAKLYELEMQKRNSEKQTLEESKSDIGWGSQIRSYVLDSGRIKDLRTSVETGNTTAVLDGDLDQFIEASLKAGL; from the exons ATGGAACTCAATCCAATTTATAATCGTATCGAAGATTATGCCAGTCGTAGCCTCGTGCTTAGGGGGTATCTT GACTATGAAACCAAATCAGAACGTCTAGTTGAAGTTTCGCGTGAACTCGAAGACCCAAAAATCTGGGATAACCCTGAAAGAGCGCAAGCACTGGGCAAAGAAAAAGTCCAACTGGATAAGATTGTCGGCACACTTGATGATTTAGCCGGTGGCCTAGACGCCTGTAAAGAATTGCTTGAAATGGCCGAAATGGATCAAGACGAAGCGATGGTTGCTGAAGTGGAGTCCGAATTAACGCAATTACAAAGCAAGTTAGATGAACTTGAGTTTCAGCGCATGTTCTCCGGTGAAATGGATGCCAATAACTGTTACTTGGAAATTCAGTCCGGCTCAGGCGGTACCGAAGCGCAGGATTGGGCGAGTATGTTATTGCGGATGTATTTGCGCTGGATTGAATCGAAAGGTTTTAAAGCCGAGGTGTTAGAAGTGTCCGACGGCGAAGTGGCCGGTATTAAAGGCGCCACCATTCATGTGGTGGGGGATTACGCCTATGGCTGGATGCGCACCGAAACCGGTGTGCATCGTCTGGTGCGTAAATCACCGTTTGACTCCGGTAATCGCCGTCATACCTCGTTTGCATCGGTGTTTATTTCGCCGGAAGTGGATGATAATGTTGAGATCGATATTAACCCAGCCGATCTTCGCATTGATGTCTATCGTGCCAGTGGCGCGGGTGGTCAGCACGTTAACAAAACCGAATCAGCGGTGCGGATTACCCATTTGCCAACCAATACCGTGGTGCAGTGTCAAAATGGTCGCTCGCAACACCAGAACAAAGATGAAGCTTTTAAGCAGCTACGAGCCAAGCTCTATGAGCTGGAAATGCAAAAACGTAATAGTGAAAAGCAAACCCTTGAAGAATCGAAATCGGATATTGGGTGGGGCAGTCAAATTCGCTCTTATGTATTAGATTCTGGGCGCATTAAAGATTTGCGTACCAGTGTAGAAACCGGCAACACCACCGCCGTATTGGACGGCGATTTAGATCAGTTTATTGAAGCCAGCTTAAAAGCCGGATTGTAA
- the lysS gene encoding lysine--tRNA ligase, producing MSEQQSTSSNTPELDENKIIAERRAKLEGLRQTGQAYPNTFRRDVLAQDLQNTYGHKTKEELAAMEPVRVKVAGRMMLRRIMGKASFATLQDMSGRIQVYVTRDDLPEGFYNEQFKKWDLGDIVGVSGYLFKTNTDELSIHVESIELITKSLRPLPDKFHGLQDQEVRYRQRYLDLIMSEQSRKTFEVRSKVIHAMREFFVRKGFMEVETPMMQVIPGGASAKPFVTHHNALDMPLYLRIAPELYLKRLLVGGFEKVFEINRNFRNEGLSTRHNPEFTMVEFYEAYADYNDMMDYTEEMFKELAHLVLNSGEVPYQGQVFHFDQPFARIPLKQSIAMFNEGVNADDLDDIEYCIALAEKLKIDIRPGYGLGKIQTEIFEETVEHRLMEPTFITEYPAEVSPLARRNDANPFVTDRFELFIGGRELANGFSELNDAEDQAERFMEQVKAKDAGDDEAMHYDADFITALEHGMPPAAGQGIGIDRLVMLFTDSASIKDVLLFPHMRHQG from the coding sequence ATGTCAGAACAGCAATCAACATCTTCAAACACGCCTGAGCTAGACGAAAATAAAATTATTGCCGAGCGCCGCGCCAAGCTAGAGGGTTTACGTCAAACGGGTCAAGCCTATCCGAACACCTTCCGTCGTGATGTATTGGCGCAGGATTTGCAAAACACCTATGGTCATAAAACCAAAGAAGAATTGGCAGCAATGGAGCCGGTTCGCGTTAAAGTGGCCGGTCGTATGATGTTGCGTCGCATTATGGGTAAAGCCAGTTTTGCGACTTTGCAAGACATGAGTGGCCGCATTCAAGTGTATGTCACCCGTGATGACTTGCCAGAAGGCTTCTATAACGAACAGTTTAAAAAATGGGACTTGGGCGATATCGTTGGGGTCAGCGGCTATTTGTTTAAAACCAATACCGACGAGTTATCTATTCACGTTGAATCGATTGAGTTGATTACCAAATCGCTGCGTCCGCTGCCGGATAAATTCCACGGCCTGCAAGACCAAGAAGTGCGTTACCGCCAGCGTTATTTGGATTTGATTATGTCTGAGCAAAGCCGTAAGACGTTTGAAGTCCGCTCCAAGGTGATTCACGCGATGCGCGAATTTTTTGTGCGCAAAGGATTTATGGAAGTTGAAACCCCGATGATGCAAGTGATTCCCGGTGGCGCATCCGCAAAACCCTTTGTGACCCATCATAATGCGCTTGATATGCCGCTTTACTTGCGCATTGCGCCAGAGCTTTACTTGAAACGTTTGTTGGTCGGCGGCTTTGAAAAAGTGTTTGAAATCAACCGCAACTTCCGTAACGAAGGGCTATCAACCCGTCATAACCCTGAGTTTACCATGGTCGAGTTTTATGAAGCCTATGCCGACTATAACGACATGATGGATTACACCGAAGAAATGTTTAAAGAACTGGCGCACTTGGTGTTAAATTCCGGCGAAGTGCCTTACCAAGGACAGGTGTTCCATTTCGATCAGCCGTTTGCGCGTATTCCATTAAAACAATCGATTGCGATGTTCAACGAAGGTGTCAATGCCGATGATTTAGACGACATCGAATACTGCATCGCCTTGGCGGAAAAGCTGAAAATTGATATCAGGCCTGGTTATGGTTTGGGTAAAATCCAAACCGAAATTTTTGAAGAAACGGTTGAGCACCGTTTAATGGAGCCGACCTTTATCACCGAATACCCGGCAGAAGTGTCACCTTTGGCACGCCGTAATGATGCCAATCCGTTTGTCACCGACCGTTTTGAGTTGTTTATCGGTGGGCGTGAATTAGCGAATGGCTTCTCAGAGTTAAACGATGCCGAAGACCAGGCGGAACGCTTTATGGAGCAAGTTAAGGCGAAGGATGCCGGTGATGACGAAGCTATGCATTATGATGCCGACTTTATCACCGCGCTAGAACACGGTATGCCACCGGCCGCCGGACAGGGCATCGGCATTGACCGTTTAGTGATGCTATTCACGGATTCAGCCAGCATCAAAGACGTATTGCTATTTCCGCACATGCGTCATCAAGGATAA
- a CDS encoding universal stress protein codes for MDKLQQHWVIACIDGSAMSDHVVDAAAWIAEQVNSPLEIMHTLERDGLTRPIDHSASYRPNMREDLIQELAEQERAESKRLIVEGKQLLDAQKHRLAGLAIKNIMTKQRHGNLAEALKGIEDQIRVLVVGLRGEDHEDQEKVMGAQLEDTIRAIHKPIYVVNGVFQAPRSLLLAYNDTEAARKALKFVCESPLYADIEIHLVHVNDKPQIGQAILEAAEVSLIRSGRHYSTALLNGDPQTALLTYQQTQAIDLIVMGALTHGSLHQLFFGSMALKVLQRTTTSVLLIR; via the coding sequence ATGGATAAGTTACAACAGCATTGGGTCATAGCCTGTATTGATGGCTCAGCCATGTCGGATCATGTAGTGGATGCGGCGGCTTGGATTGCCGAGCAAGTGAATTCGCCGCTTGAAATTATGCATACACTTGAGCGCGATGGGTTGACTCGTCCGATTGATCATTCAGCGAGTTATCGACCGAATATGCGTGAAGATTTGATTCAAGAATTGGCAGAGCAAGAACGCGCAGAAAGTAAACGCCTTATTGTAGAGGGTAAGCAACTGCTGGACGCCCAAAAACATCGTTTGGCCGGTCTTGCGATTAAAAATATCATGACCAAACAACGTCACGGTAATTTAGCTGAAGCACTTAAAGGCATTGAAGATCAGATTCGTGTGTTAGTGGTGGGGCTGCGCGGTGAAGACCATGAAGACCAAGAAAAAGTGATGGGCGCGCAACTCGAAGACACCATTCGCGCAATACATAAGCCTATTTATGTGGTTAATGGTGTCTTTCAAGCGCCTAGGAGTCTATTGCTGGCCTACAACGATACCGAGGCTGCGCGTAAAGCGTTAAAGTTCGTTTGTGAAAGTCCGCTCTATGCTGACATTGAGATTCACCTGGTACACGTTAATGATAAGCCACAGATTGGTCAGGCTATTTTAGAGGCGGCTGAAGTATCACTAATCCGTTCAGGCCGACACTATAGCACTGCCTTGTTAAATGGCGATCCACAAACCGCTTTGTTAACCTATCAACAAACCCAAGCTATTGATTTAATTGTTATGGGTGCATTAACCCATGGTTCATTACATCAATTATTTTTTGGTAGCATGGCGTTAAAAGTCCTGCAGCGCACCACCACTTCAGTGCTATTGATTCGTTAA
- a CDS encoding CopG family ribbon-helix-helix protein, with amino-acid sequence MIQTETRVLTAHIPLDMANQIDQLAGKLERSKSWIIKQALASWIEQESLRERLTREALADVDEGNFVSHDDIQAWAMSLNSNQSKPTPI; translated from the coding sequence ATGATTCAAACAGAGACTCGTGTACTAACCGCACACATTCCACTTGATATGGCCAATCAAATAGACCAACTGGCGGGAAAACTTGAACGCTCAAAAAGCTGGATTATCAAACAAGCATTAGCTTCTTGGATTGAGCAAGAGTCCTTACGAGAACGCTTAACCCGTGAAGCACTTGCGGATGTTGACGAAGGCAACTTTGTTAGCCATGATGACATTCAAGCTTGGGCGATGAGTTTAAATAGTAATCAATCCAAGCCCACTCCAATATGA
- a CDS encoding DUF5610 domain-containing protein, which translates to MTSINPAAKAILTPAQNNSSANANNPAQKGLNQAQEKSGGQAPGLVVNVGGVEQQASKETARIQAQASIIQHLFGDKNTGDQNALKILFQEAIDQINQALEADLGPDAISAERLAEQGGMDYWSPENTAGRIVQGTTAMFEAFKAANPKLEGEAALDKFLEVIGGGIEQGFQQATDMLTGFGVFDGSIKDNAEKTYQLVQQGLQDFRAQQLEKLQA; encoded by the coding sequence ATGACAAGTATTAATCCTGCGGCAAAGGCTATACTAACCCCTGCACAAAACAATTCGAGTGCCAACGCAAACAACCCCGCGCAAAAAGGCTTAAATCAAGCACAAGAAAAATCCGGCGGACAAGCACCAGGCCTGGTGGTGAATGTTGGCGGTGTTGAACAACAAGCCAGTAAAGAAACCGCCCGTATTCAAGCGCAAGCGAGCATTATTCAGCACCTGTTTGGCGATAAAAATACTGGCGATCAAAATGCGTTAAAAATTCTATTTCAGGAAGCCATCGATCAAATCAATCAAGCACTCGAAGCTGACTTAGGGCCTGATGCCATTAGCGCCGAACGTCTGGCGGAACAAGGCGGGATGGATTATTGGTCACCGGAAAATACTGCAGGACGCATTGTACAGGGTACAACGGCGATGTTTGAAGCCTTTAAAGCCGCTAATCCAAAGCTAGAAGGCGAAGCAGCTCTTGATAAATTTTTAGAGGTGATTGGTGGCGGCATTGAACAAGGCTTTCAACAAGCCACTGACATGTTGACCGGTTTTGGTGTATTTGATGGCAGCATCAAAGATAATGCAGAAAAAACCTATCAATTGGTGCAACAGGGTTTACAAGATTTTAGAGCGCAACAGCTAGAAAAGCTGCAGGCATAA